From Longimicrobium sp., one genomic window encodes:
- a CDS encoding mechanosensitive ion channel family protein: MIQADTVALVELSQLRERWAERFSWDALAATGLQVLGALVVGFLAYALLVLVLRRAERAIGTPTPGVISAQEQRARTLLSLMRSVGVVLIILATIVMTLGALGVNVGPLLAGAGVIGLAFSFGAQSLVKDVITGLFMLFENQFGVGDVIRIEGVSGAVETITLRVVTLRDVHGVVHIVPNGEIKKVSNLTRTWSRAVLDVSIAYREDPDRVMGVLRDIGRELYEDPQWKPLMVEPVVVPGIETFGESALSIRVMAKTLPLKQWDVARELRRRIKLRFDQEGIEIPIPHQTVYWGEGQNPPALAAAGVSAPGDTDDPSSTDGNDDG; the protein is encoded by the coding sequence ATGATCCAGGCAGATACCGTAGCCCTGGTAGAGCTCAGCCAACTCCGCGAGCGGTGGGCCGAGCGCTTCAGCTGGGACGCGCTGGCCGCGACGGGGCTGCAGGTGCTGGGCGCGCTGGTGGTGGGCTTCTTGGCGTACGCGCTGCTCGTTCTGGTGCTGCGCCGCGCCGAACGGGCCATCGGCACGCCGACGCCGGGCGTGATCTCGGCCCAGGAGCAGCGCGCCCGCACCCTGCTGAGCCTGATGCGCAGCGTGGGCGTGGTGCTGATCATCCTGGCCACCATCGTCATGACGCTGGGTGCGCTGGGCGTGAACGTGGGCCCGCTGCTGGCCGGCGCCGGCGTCATCGGCCTCGCGTTCTCGTTCGGCGCGCAGTCGCTGGTAAAGGACGTGATCACCGGCCTGTTCATGCTGTTCGAGAACCAGTTCGGCGTGGGCGACGTCATCCGCATCGAGGGCGTCAGCGGCGCGGTGGAAACCATCACCCTGCGCGTGGTGACGCTGCGCGACGTGCACGGCGTCGTCCACATCGTTCCCAACGGCGAGATCAAGAAGGTCAGCAACCTCACCCGCACCTGGTCGCGGGCGGTGCTGGACGTGAGCATCGCCTACCGCGAAGACCCCGACCGCGTGATGGGCGTGCTTCGCGACATCGGCCGCGAGCTGTACGAAGATCCCCAGTGGAAGCCGCTGATGGTGGAGCCGGTGGTGGTGCCGGGGATCGAGACGTTCGGCGAGTCGGCCCTCAGCATCCGCGTGATGGCCAAGACGCTGCCGCTGAAGCAGTGGGACGTGGCGCGCGAGCTCCGGCGGCGCATCAAGCTGCGGTTCGACCAGGAGGGGATCGAGATCCCCATCCCTCACCAGACGGTGTACTGGGGCGAGGGGCAGAATCCCCCCGCTCTCGCGGCCGCGGGCGTCTCGGCGCCGGGCGACACGGACGATCCTTCCTCCACGGATGGCAATGATGATGGGTAG